GAGCGCACATGCACCTCGATATCATGCACAACGCACAAGGCATCATGGACTACATCAACGCATCCATTGGCGGTGATGGACTGAAACTCGACGAAAACGGCGTGGCTTCCCTGGCCATCGAGGACGACATCGTCTGCCTGTTCTGCGTGCTGGAAGCCGAACGGGAACTGGTCACGACCCTGTATCTCGGCCGCGCGGACAAATCCAACGCGGACCTGCTCTATGAAATGATGTGCGGC
The sequence above is a segment of the Deltaproteobacteria bacterium genome. Coding sequences within it:
- a CDS encoding CesT family type III secretion system chaperone, giving the protein MHLDIMHNAQGIMDYINASIGGDGLKLDENGVASLAIEDDIVCLFCVLEAERELVTTLYLGRADKSNADLLYEMMCGNYMGAYTGGGTIGIDAEEGLVALHQHFPLPVEEPAWIEEPLSALIGAARYWRDKIRAAAAPIGTGAPEMAASAFIRV